In the Eremothecium cymbalariae DBVPG#7215 chromosome 7, complete sequence genome, one interval contains:
- the AIM45 gene encoding Aim45p (similar to Ashbya gossypii AGL054W), with product MFRFMAGRSGFPGAFGRVLRYRFSSTLAFVETDRTGGIAVSSLSALKAATQLGNPITALLVGSSTDAAVGQLNELDCPQLKKIMVAKNAVYENYLPERVTPLCVELLKDQEYSHFIVSASAVGKNILPRIGALLDVQPVNDVITINNNKTFVRPIYAGNALITVEDTQSKVLISVRSSSFDMVASGSNDAVVEEAPVVEVSDLDVKWEGASLVQSERPDLGSAVRVVSGGRGLKNKETFEKLVQPLADALGAGIGATRAAVDAGFCDNSLQVGQTGKIIAPDLYVAVGLSGAIQHLAGMKDSKTIVAINKDPEAPIFQIADYGLVGDLNEIIPRLTEKLKQ from the coding sequence ATGTTTAGGTTTATGGCAGGCAGATCTGGATTCCCTGGCGCCTTCGGCAGGGTATTACGTTATAGGTTTTCTTCTACATTGGCATTTGTTGAAACCGATAGAACAGGCGGTATAGCAGTATCTTCTTTATCTGCTTTGAAAGCAGCGACACAGCTGGGTAATCCCATAACTGCATTATTGGTTGGTTCTAGTACAGATGCTGCTGTGGGACAGTTGAATGAGCTCGATTGTCctcagttgaagaagattatgGTAGCTAAGAATGCGGTATATGAAAATTATTTACCGGAGAGGGTTACACCGCTATGTGTTGAATTGTTAAAAGACCAGGAATATAGTCATTTTATtgtttctgcttctgctgtTGGCAAGAACATCTTGCCCCGTATTGGTGCTCTTTTAGATGTGCAGCCAGTGAACGATGTCATTACCATCAACAATAACAAGACGTTTGTGAGGCCTATTTACGCAGGTAATGCGCTGATTACAGTGGAGGATACACAGTCAAAGGTGTTGATTAGTGTGAGATCTTCTTCGTTTGATATGGTTGCATCAGGGTCTAACGATGCTGTTGTTGAGGAAGCTCCCGTTGTGGAGGTTTCAGACCTTGATGTTAAGTGGGAGGGTGCAAGTTTAGTACAGTCTGAAAGACCTGACTTGGGTTCCGCTGTGAGAGTTGTCTCAGGTGGGCGTGGTTTGAAGAATAAGGAgacatttgaaaaacttGTTCAGCCTTTAGCAGATGCTTTGGGCGCTGGTATTGGGGCTACCAGAGCAGCTGTTGACGCAGGTTTCTGTGACAACTCCTTACAAGTTGGCCAAACTGGGAAAATCATTGCCCCAGATTTATATGTCGCTGTAGGTTTATCTGGTGCAATCCAGCATCTAGCTGGTATGAAAGATTCTAAAACCATTGTAGCCATTAACAAAGATCCAGAGGCACCAATCTTCCAGATAGCGGATTATGGCCTTGTAGGTGATTTAAATGAGATCATTCCCCGTCTGACTGAAAAACTAAAGcaatga
- a CDS encoding uncharacterized protein (similar to Ashbya gossypii AGL056W), with translation MVDADFQVLHSKSNNYTLKGKVLSTDDYVVYRAIDQLCKDCFVKVLLNADGETGGERTNEAAKEVQLDNTPVDSFVSDGQICLVYGRSELQEEGDDYFNYSTEEPVVNRPNSSAESKCVEGETGVVQGEGTVGNPSESDFLTGIENHTGHPSGDISRSPLEISGSGEHNTTSSCGNTATAKKNQGCSENGVEDKLVGYQVGCEKVNYYKGLQDEDEIGPKMLMSAVNPHARIVTWDKPSATDKSLSENLNGILIRRNEPKDTISKLPRTPFPKAVPLPVGMSEQANKNYYCSDPSSEYHNEDEDYKGRDANYDDDNKSITSDDLSDQDDDEDDEDEDDADADDDEDADDDEDDDDEDVNHDDSQPNFLSPCVFLNEYPQKRPREESFIPMHTVHPVSEYDFLSTNSNVKGKKFMPRTPMPHSVTSRKLNISPTGNKGTSSSGTLCFESRSSLVAVSDHSVADFEDSMTAPNCSMEFELKLTGSKMLNRRKSKNGPATDSP, from the coding sequence ATGGTTGATGCAGATTTTCAGGTCCTACATTCGAAGTCCAATAACTATACTCTGAAGGGAAAGGTTTTATCCACTGATGATTACGTTGTATATAGGGCCATAGATCAGCTTTGTAAAGACTGTTTCGTTAAAGTGCTTTTGAATGCAGATGGTGAAACGGGTGGTGAACGAACTAATGAAGCTGCAAAAGAAGTTCAACTGGATAATACGCCTGTTGACAGTTTCGTTTCAGATGGGCAAATATGTCTTGTGTACGGCAGATCTGAACTACAGGAGGAAGGTGACGATTATTTCAATTATTCAACTGAAGAACCAGTCGTGAATCGGCCAAATTCCAGTGCGGAGAGTAAATGTGTGGAAGGCGAAACGGGTGTTGTCCAGGGAGAAGGTACTGTGGGTAACCCATCTGAGAGTGATTTTCTAACTGGTATAGAAAATCACACGGGTCACCCTTCTGGAGATATCTCTAGATCCCCCCTTGAGATCTCAGGATCGGGTGAACATAACACAACTTCATCATGCGGTAACACTGCAACGgctaaaaaaaatcaaggGTGTAGTGAAAATGGGGTCGAGGATAAACTGGTTGGGTATCAGGTCGGTTGTGAGAAAGttaattattataaagGTCTTCAGGATGAAGACGAAATTGGACCCAAGATGCTTATGTCTGCCGTAAATCCTCACGCAAGGATAGTGACATGGGATAAGCCATCTGCGACTGACAAATCGCTTTCGGAAAATCTTAATGGCATTTTGATACGTCGAAATGAACCCAAAGATACCATTAGCAAACTTCCCAGGACACCGTTTCCGAAGGCAGTTCCATTGCCCGTAGGCATGTCAGAACAAGCCAACAagaattattattgttcTGATCCAAGCTCTGAATATCAtaacgaagatgaagattaCAAAGGTCGGGATGCAAATTATGACGATGACAATAAGTCTATTACAAGTGATGATCTGAGCGATCAggatgatgacgaagatgacgaagatgagGACGATGCTGATGccgatgacgatgaagatgccgatgacgatgaagacgatgacgatgaagacgTAAACCATGATGATTCGCAACCAAATTTCCTTTCTCCATGCGTCTTCCTAAATGAATATCCACAAAAGCGGCCTCGTGAAGAATCTTTCATCCCAATGCATACTGTCCATCCTGTTTCGGAATATGACTTTTTATCCACTAACTCAAACGTAAAGGGTAAAAAGTTCATGCCTAGGACACCGATGCCTCATTCGGTTACAAGTCGaaaattgaatatttcaCCAACAGGTAATAAAGgtacttcttcttctggaaCTCTATGCTTTGAGAGTAGGAGCTCCCTTGTAGCCGTTTCAGATCACTCTGttgctgattttgaagattccATGACAGCACCTAACTGCTCTATGGAATTTGAGTTAAAACTCACTGGCAGTAAGATGTTAAACAGAAGGAAGTCAAAGAATGGACCAGCGACAGATAGCCCATAG
- the VMA7 gene encoding H(+)-transporting V1 sector ATPase subunit F (similar to Ashbya gossypii AGL052W): MSEERTLIAVIADEDSITGLLLAGVGQVTPSTQEKNFFVYKEGITTREQVSEAFEKFCRVRNDIAILLINQHIAEEIRVQIDNFREAFPAILEIPSKDHPYDPEKDSVLRRVKRLFGE; this comes from the coding sequence ATGTCCGAAGAGCGCACGTTAATCGCAGTCATTGCAGATGAGGATAGTATTACAGGGTTGCTGTTAGCAGGAGTGGGTCAAGTTACACCATCTACGCAGGAGAAGAATTTCTTTGTCTATAAGGAAGGTATTACTACTCGTGAACAAGTTAGTGAAGCATTTGAGAAGTTTTGTCGAGTCAGAAATGATATTGCTATATTGTTGATTAACCAGCATATTGCAGAAGAGATAAGGGTACAGATAGATAATTTTAGGGAAGCTTTTCCGGCTATTTTGGAAATACCATCTAAGGACCATCCTTACGATCCTGAGAAAGACAGTGTATTGAGAAGGGTCAAAAGATTATTTGGAGAGTGA
- the TIF4632 gene encoding translation initiation factor eIF4G (similar to Ashbya gossypii AGL051C), which produces MSIEVSLTVGKLDASLALLTTQNHHVIEFPTVLLPDNVKAGSIVKIQVTEDLEQEAQERLRFAKIQDKILAKYGTHEPKAPKLRLVNVTQTSCVLEWDALEIGSSQLLSLVLFKQDSRALNIPNPMNSTSTKISGLSIDTDYEFQLKMSTTSGKFWSNQLKVRTHKMTDMSGITVCLGPLVKSGDVTKEHMEVSLKAIGAKPLQKRVSLDTTHFVCNDAQSDDKELARAKNGNIPVVRPEWIRACELEKRIVGVRGFYLDVDSSTLESYRFVDKGGADSAKQLPGLPETSVEKAGPSEVKQDLGSTADTNEHAEPSENEEDEEEEAEEEEAEEEAADVESVSLKDEAPFDDDVETVSLKDAEREDHKPVEGMREALVVDLGDENKGNGLDDSETEAAIIPDQQSNVEITNNLNVQKSTDKPVDTTDTSKVFIEDTGTTIVELKDKLVEKENNVLPPISQESKVTIKDLKHESKHEIVTDEINRNNEKSAPVEKPLVIEDSELKTSESHAEGDVLDADAKKTPASIDRAKDSDDDTIQLPEETGSKDATGTDDSKTSNINEEALAPTASNTSSIVSTHAGNKNKKYRKKKGKKW; this is translated from the coding sequence CATGTAATTGAGTTTCCAactgttcttcttccagaTAATGTAAAGGCGGGATCCATAGTTAAAATACAAGTTACTGAAGACCTTGAACAAGAAGCACAGGAGCGTTTGAGGTTTGCAAAGATTCAAGATAAGATTCTTGCTAAGTATGGTACTCATGAACCTAAAGCTCCAAAGTTGAGATTGGTTAATGTCACACAAACCAGCTGTGTTCTTGAATGGGACGCTTTAGAGATTGGATCTTCACAATTGTTGTCTTTGGTGCTATTTAAACAGGACTCCCGAGCtttaaatattccaaaCCCAATGAATTCAACATCTACTAAGATTTCGGGGCTTTCTATCGATACTGATTATGAGtttcaattaaaaatgtCTACCACGTCAGGTAAGTTCTGGTCTAATCAGTTGAAAGTACGTACCCATAAAATGACTGATATGTCGGGTATCACTGTGTGTTTAGGACCCTTAGTTAAATCAGGTGATGTTACTAAAGAACACATGGAAGTCAGTTTAAAGGCCATTGGTGCTAAACCATTGCAAAAGCGGGTATCCCTAGATACTACCCATTTTGTTTGCAATGATGCACAAAGTGATGACAAGGAATTGGCCAGAGCCAAAAATGGCAACATACCCGTAGTTAGACCAGAATGGATACGAGCATGTGAGTTAGAGAAGCGGATAGTGGGTGTAAGGGGGTTCTACTTAGATGTCGATAGCTCTACCTTAGAGAGTTATCGATTTGTAGATAAAGGAGGAGCTGATAGTGCTAAACAGCTTCCTGGTTTACCAGAAACTTCGGTTGAGAAAGCAGGACCATCGGAAGTGAAACAGGATCTGGGGTCTACCGCTGACACTAATGAACATGCAGAACCAtctgaaaatgaagaagatgaagaagaagaagcggaagaagaagaagcggaagaagaagcagctgATGTGGAGAGCGTGAGTCTAAAGGATGAAGCTccatttgatgatgatgtgGAGACCGTAAGTCTTAAGGACGCAGAAAGGGAGGATCATAAACCTGTAGAAGGTATGAGGGAAGCATTGGTTGTAGATTTGGGTGATGAAAACAAGGGAAACGGTTTGGATGACTCAGAAACAGAAGCTGCCATTATCCCAGATCAACAGTCTAATGTTGAGATCACCAACAATCTCAACGTCCAAAAATCAACAGATAAGCCTGTAGATACTACCGACACCTCTAAAGTATTTATAGAGGATACAGGAACAACAATTGTGGAACTAAAAGATAAATTGGTAGAGAAAGAGAACAATGTGTTACCACCAATTTCTCAAGAGTCAAAAGTCACTATTAAGGATCTTAAACACGAGTCTAAGCATGAAATAGTTACAGATGAGATAAATAGGAATAATGAAAAAAGTGCTCCCGTTGAAAAACCTCTCGTAATTGAAGATTCAGAACTTAAAACCTCTGAATCTCATGCTGAAGGTGATGTTTTGGATGCTGATGCCAAAAAGACCCCCGCAAGTATTGACCGTGCAAAAGATAGTGATGATGACACCATTCAATTGCCAGAGGAAACCGGCTCCAAAGATGCAACTGGCACTGATGACTCCAAAACATCTAATATCAATGAAGAGGCCCTAGCTCCCACTGCTTCTAATACTTCATCAATTGTTAGCACACATGCAGggaataaaaacaaaaaatatagaaaaaaaaaaggcaaaaaatgGTAG
- a CDS encoding uncharacterized protein (similar to Ashbya gossypii AGL058C) has translation MNQYSISDCSKQSLIESQSTPPSAASSSTDSDSNRYSDDYRLQNVLTPTKSLRHVISATDSAKNTANGSYWKEKALGRWRRPSLLSPKIKKLRRVRSSSAASSKDSKRRGKGSLESCYYTRKNNSTGTLNDFGLRNIRSEEQMLYCGENEDDYSQYEPDIIEKIKLRKNMAYQNKLKKLASNSPVHLLYQSWKETRGYSNSVSVFWNHMKFYFKTQFEKDDYVPFNPETYSISEEYEDIAKFECVGRAMSLDMKEMTPDWRKFLPSPPSSSGSKETRPEGAAKVAFGPRQQFEVQEFDAEAPPTACSRVGNEKTNSLTKGSLKPSSRHTLEDEKYCYRQTTEAVAYPHDCIRGLIYKLYNIVGYDTELADVNDLAFNLEVLAACIASNNKKVMKRLMDKNKESAFLRNSIRDLCYQINEMQVTIEELDYKVSQLTEKLTKERESHKNKVESLRDELVYFKNFSNKRFSVLINEQSTLISNMNKFFKESNYSIWNSDTQSVLRSFATTIDSRVGEFGIFHEMNKELLNENERLRKELNIYKDSPYLEKECQRLVAVMEEKNETISQLTQLKENYRELLVKKAAMQKELGVLRKHTEDLERQINTMEESHKKQLKELSKLSVKQRRKSLGFFDEKLYQEEIHSLEIQLEEARDKLLLSVEEITELHDKIALVEMEKNEINNEKKDIVESLMTAKAEFQQRELEHMSLAEQLENESEIKNRVLNKCLHIINRYQFELQSSNCGKKRDRFRTVFHYLTSRQKDLKEVSEWIETEVIKQINSASAIKNDELGSQRSESTQENSAYNTGSSSIYSTMPENTSAVSIQPFSPTPLLLTNFNIHRNNKEKEHTLDPPSTSNSIAVSSSGDRNAFDQTSIVTLNETLNLESAENHEMANVNDDSSDGTMRTLMDFRYGIDGLGAQKVSQLMKGRPKTGPPDDNESAHSASLKISENSGTMWANTDKSSQEEKASPMRFIELISSDDESF, from the coding sequence ATGAACCAATATTCAATATCAGATTGCTCAAAGCAGTCTTTAATAGAATCACAATCAACACCGCCCTCTGctgcatcatcatcaacagatTCTGACTCCAATAGATACTCCGACGACTATCGGTTACAAAACGTTTTGACGCCAACTAAATCTCTAAGACATGTTATATCTGCTACTGATAGTGCAAAAAATACTGCTAACGGCAGTTACTGGAAAGAGAAAGCTCTAGGCCGGTGGAGGCGACCATCTTTGTTGTCTCCTaaaataaagaagttgagACGAGTCAGGTCATCATCTGCTGCTTCATCAAAGGATTCTAAGAGGAGGGGAAAGGGTAGTCTTGAAAGTTGTTACTATACTAGAAAAAACAATTCTACAGGGACATTGAATGATTTTGGACTGAGGAACATACGTAGCGAGGAACAGATGTTATACTGTGGTGAGAATGAAGATGATTACTCGCAGTATGAGCCTGATATCATTGAAAAAATCAAGTTAAGAAAAAACATGGCATAtcaaaacaaattgaaaaagctTGCATCTAACTCACCAGTTCACTTATTGTATCAATCATGGAAGGAAACTAGAGGTTATTCTAACTCTGTTTCCGTTTTTTGGAATCATATGAAGTTTTATTTCAAAACACAATTTGAGAAAGATGATTATGTACCATTTAATCCTGAAACTTACTCGATTTCTGAGGAATATGAAGATATAGCAAAATTTGAATGTGTTGGTAGAGCTATGTCTTTAGATATGAAGGAAATGACACCAGATTGGAGGAAGTTTCTACCATCACCTCCATCCAGCTCTGGAAGCAAAGAAACAAGGCCTGAAGGAGCCGCTAAAGTCGCATTTGGCCCGAGGCAACAATTTGAAGTCCAAGAGTTCGATGCAGAAGCTCCTCCCACAGCATGTTCAAGAGTGGGTAACGAAAAGACAAACAGTTTAACCAAGGGTTCCCTTAAGCCATCATCTAGACATACActagaagatgaaaaatattgttataGACAGACAACTGAAGCGGTAGCTTATCCACATGACTGTATCCGAGGATTAATTTACAAACTCTACAATATTGTTGGTTATGATACAGAACTAGCAGATGTAAACGATCTTGCATTTAACTTAGAGGTTCTAGCAGCATGCATTGCTagcaataataaaaaagttatgaaaagattaatggataaaaataaagaatcGGCTTTCTTGAGGAACAGCATCAGGGATCTGTGTTACCAAATAAATGAGATGCAAGTAACAATCGAAGAGCTAGATTATAAAGTTTCTCAATTAACTGAAAAACTAACGAAAGAGAGGGAATCCCATAAGAACAAGGTTGAAAGTCTACGTGATGAATTGGTATATTTCAagaacttttcaaacaaaagGTTTTCTGTCTTGATTAATGAACAATCTACACTAATCAGCAATATGaacaaattcttcaagGAATCCAATTATTCCATATGGAACAGTGACACTCAATCGGTTTTGAGATCTTTTGCAACCACTATAGATTCCAGAGTAGGAGAATTTGGTATATTTCATGAAATGAACAAAGAACTTCTAAACGAAAATGAAAGACTAAGAAAGGAATTAAACATTTACAAGGATTCTCCATATCTAGAAAAAGAATGCCAAAGACTAGTAGCTGTCATGGAAGAAAAGAATGAAACAATTTCCCAATTGACGCAGCTTAAGGAAAATTACAGGGAGCTGCTCGTCAAGAAAGCTGCAATGCAAAAGGAGCTCGGAGTTTTAAGAAAACACACTGAAGATTTAGAACGGCAAATAAATACTATGGAGGAAAGTCATAAGAAGCAATTAAAAGAATTATCAAAGTTATCGGTTAAACAGCGGCGTAAAAGTTTAGGCTTCTTCGATGAAAAGTTATACCAAGAAGAAATTCATAGCCTAGAAATTCAGTTGGAAGAAGCTCGGGATAAGTTGCTTCTATCAGTCGAAGAAATCACCGAATTACATGATAAGATTGCACTGGTTGAAATGGAGAAAAACGAGAtcaataatgaaaaaaaggatattgTAGAAAGTTTGATGACTGCTAAAGCTGAATTTCAACAAAGGGAATTGGAACATATGTCTTTGGCGGAGCAATTAGAAAATGAATCGGAAATCAAGAATCGTGTGTTAAACAAGTGTTTACACATCATAAATAGGTACCAGTTCGAATTGCAATCATCTAACTGTGGTAAGAAACGTGATAGGTTCCGTACCGTATTCCATTATTTAACTAGTCGTCAAAAAGATTTAAAGGAAGTATCCGAATGGATCGAAACAGAGGTaattaaacaaataaaCTCTGCAAGCGCCATTAAAAACGATGAGTTGGGTTCTCAGCGATCTGAATCAACACAGGAAAATTCAGCATACAACACAGGAAGTTCTTCGATATATTCCACAATGCCAGAAAATACTTCTGCCGTTTCTATACAACCATTTTCTCCAACTCCACTACTTCTAACTAATTTCAATATTCATAGGAATAATAAGGAAAAGGAACACACCCTCGACCCACCATCTACTTCAAATAGCATCGCTGTATCATCATCCGGCGACCGGAACGCGTTCGACCAGACTTCAATTGTTACTCTCAATGAAACCTTGAATCTAGAATCGGCAGAAAATCATGAGATGGCAAATGTAAACGATGATTCTTCCGACGGAACC
- the DPC29 gene encoding post-initiation translation factor DPC29 (similar to Ashbya gossypii AGL053C), translating to MVFRFRVRALENVRHTNRCMHTTVVAKSGHSKWSTIKHDKAKNDSLKNNLFNKYANRIAVAVKVGGSADPRINIRLATAIEEANKANVTKKVIENAIKKGSGVPGSKNNAETYTYEGVGPGGVAFVIEALTDNRNRTVSNVRGTFNKHNGNLTSTLYFFMRKGFVGVRPPNTYENFDAVLERVAEIEGVDDLEVCNQNSAESIERTPSELYEVITEPTTTNQVASSLKEQGFDIVNIGIRYIPKSDMIVQITDPVVREEHEKLVSQLNDIDDITDVYTNLRH from the coding sequence ATGGTATTCAGGTTCAGGGTTAGGGCATTAGAAAATGTACGGCACACTAATCGTTGCATGCATACTACGGTTGTAGCCAAATCAGGTCACAGCAAATGGTCCACTATAAAACATGACAAGGCAAAAAATGATTCGTTAAAAAATAATCTTTTTAACAAATATGCTAATCGAATTGCCGTTGCGGTGAAAGTTGGTGGATCAGCAGATCCACGTATTAATATTAGATTAGCGACCGCTATTGAGGAGGCTAACAAGGCCAATGTGACTAAGAAAGTTATAGAAAATGCAATTAAGAAAGGTTCTGGGGTTCCAGGTAGTAAAAATAATGCCGAAACCTACACCTATGAAGGTGTGGGCCCAGGTGGTGTTGCTTTTGTTATCGAGGCGTTGACAGACAATAGAAATCGAACAGTTAGTAATGTCAGAGGAACGTTCAATAAGCATAATGGTAACCTGACTTCTACGTTATATTTCTTTATGAGAAAAGGGTTTGTTGGGGTTCGACCACCTAATACATATGAAAATTTCGACGCAGTACTTGAAAGGGTTGCAGAGATAGAAGGGGTCGATGACTTGGAAGTTTGTAATCAGAACTCTGCCGAGAGTATTGAACGAACGCCTTCAGAGTTGTATGAGGTTATAACTGAGCCTACCACAACAAATCAAGTTGCGAGTTCTCTGAAAGAGCAAGGTTTTgatattgtaaatattggtattaGGTACATTCCAAAGAGTGATATGATTGTACAAATTACAGATCCAGTTGTTAGGGAAGAACATGAAAAGCTTGTTAGCCAACTAAACGATATTGATGACATTACTGATGTCTACACAAATTTACGGCATTGA